The following proteins are co-located in the Haloplanus sp. HW8-1 genome:
- a CDS encoding glycosyltransferase: MSGATDPCLVYKPITTDGGLERYVAELAVTLDAPIYTPVQTTSLPEASTGDRPTVVEFRASDWVRSLLDRLPVGAVVDVLEYEAFEVPDEHDLVVTVGEATKAVVHRPHQHRLHLLNMPPRWLFDLGPGRYDGSPAPVRWGKRLYQSAVRAHDVGTVHRIDQFVVPSETIGRRLRTYYHRTPERVIYPPVDTERYWFEGTEGFLLYLGRLAPAKRVVELVEALSATDHRLTIAGTGPRQAAVERAAGANVEVLGYVSEERKRDLLATCDALVFNSDREAFGIVPIEAMASGKPVVGVDEGYTSHQIEDGVNGVLFDRGTANLRAAVDRAYATEWDPEAIQRTAERFDTARFREAWRDLRGSLDDGGAPTDPKD, encoded by the coding sequence ATGTCCGGAGCGACCGATCCGTGTCTCGTCTACAAGCCCATCACGACGGACGGCGGCCTGGAGCGGTACGTCGCGGAACTCGCGGTCACGCTCGACGCGCCCATCTACACGCCCGTACAGACCACGTCGCTCCCGGAGGCGAGCACCGGCGACCGCCCGACGGTGGTCGAGTTCCGGGCGTCGGACTGGGTCCGGAGCCTCCTCGACCGCCTCCCCGTGGGCGCCGTCGTCGACGTCCTGGAGTACGAGGCCTTCGAGGTGCCCGACGAACACGACCTCGTCGTCACGGTCGGCGAGGCGACGAAGGCGGTCGTCCACCGGCCACACCAGCACCGCCTCCACCTGCTCAACATGCCGCCCCGGTGGTTGTTCGACCTCGGTCCGGGCCGATACGACGGGAGTCCGGCCCCCGTCCGGTGGGGCAAGCGCCTCTACCAGTCGGCGGTCCGGGCACACGACGTGGGCACCGTCCACCGGATCGACCAGTTCGTCGTCCCGTCCGAGACGATCGGCCGGCGCCTGCGGACGTACTACCACCGGACGCCGGAGCGGGTGATCTACCCGCCGGTCGACACGGAACGGTACTGGTTCGAGGGGACCGAGGGCTTTCTCCTCTATCTCGGCCGACTCGCGCCCGCGAAGCGTGTCGTCGAACTCGTCGAGGCGCTCTCTGCCACCGACCACCGGTTGACGATCGCCGGAACGGGGCCACGGCAGGCGGCCGTCGAGCGCGCCGCGGGGGCGAACGTCGAGGTACTCGGCTACGTCTCCGAGGAACGCAAACGTGACCTGCTGGCGACCTGTGACGCCCTCGTGTTCAACAGCGACCGGGAGGCATTCGGCATCGTCCCGATCGAGGCGATGGCGAGCGGGAAGCCGGTCGTCGGGGTCGACGAGGGGTACACTAGCCACCAGATCGAGGACGGCGTCAACGGCGTGCTATTCGACCGCGGGACGGCCAACCTTCGGGCGGCCGTCGATCGAGCGTACGCGACCGAGTGGGATCCCGAGGCCATCCAGCGCACGGCGGAGCGCTTCGACACGGCCCGCTTCCGCGAGGCGTGGCGGGACCTCCGTGGCTCGCTGGACGACGGTGGGGCGCCGACCGACCCGAAAGACTAG